Within Deltaproteobacteria bacterium, the genomic segment CGCGTCGGCCTCGGGCCAGACCACGAGCACTGCAGGCAGGCCCGCTCGCGCCACCCGGTCGGTGACCCGGCCGGGCCATCCGTCGCGATTGCGCTCGGCCCCCATCACGACCAGATCCGCGCCGATCTGCAGCGCCACCGCGGGGATCAGGTCGGAGGCGTCGCCGCGCCGGGCGTCGATCCGCACCGGCACGGTCGCGTCCAGCTCGGCGACCAGGCGCTCCAGCTTCTCCGGTGCCTTCTCCGGCTCGAGGTCGACGTGGTGGGCGTTGGAGGCGTAGCCCGCGCGAGGGAGCACGTGCAGCACGGTCAGCTCCGAGCGTTCGGCGTGCGCGATCCGCAGCGCGAGCTCCAGCCACGGCGTGGCGCGGTCCGGGTACTCCTGCGCGACCAGGATCGTCTTGAACTCGCCGGCTGGCTTCGCCTCCGGACCAGGAGCAGGGGGCAGCCGGGCCGGCGCAGCACGCGATCCGCGACGCTGCCCAGCACGAAGCGGCGCAATCCGCGCAGACCCACGGCGCCGAGCGCAACCAGGT encodes:
- a CDS encoding universal stress protein, encoding MAPLRAGQRRGSRAAPARLPPAPGPEAKPAGEFKTILVAQEYPDRATPWLELALRIAHAERSELTVLHVLPRAGYASNAHHVDLEPEKAPEKLERLVAELDATVPVRIDARRGDASDLIPAVALQIGADLVVMGAERNRDGWPGRVTDRVARAGLPAVLVVWPEADAEEEFEG